From a region of the Calliphora vicina chromosome 4, idCalVici1.1, whole genome shotgun sequence genome:
- the waw gene encoding translation factor waclaw, mitochondrial, producing MLKTCRLTLWKLKNNHYQLKLHATTTRFVTSKANENSNQNTNTDEKLKDFENIPVEHIRNFSIIAHVDHGKSTLADRLLELTGAISRNSGSQVLDSLQVEKERGITVKAQTVSIFHTYKNVKYLLNLIDTPGHVDFSNEVSRSLAACDGVILLVDACHGVQAQTVANYHLAKTRNLAVVPVLNKIDIKHSNPERVCKDLKNLFDIDTDRVLKVSAKLGTGVPAVLDRVIEVIPPPKVDRNSAFRALLFDSWFDRYRGALNLIYVLNGKLEVGQDIQSLNTKKVYPVRSISLLTPVENELSCVSAGQVGLIACNMRNSKESIIGDTIHLKNEKCDAVGSFKPQQPMVYAGIFPSDQSKHVALRVAIDKLILTDSGVTVKVDSSPALGQGWRLGFLGLLHMEVFCQRLEQEFGAEPIITAPSVTYRIILKNPKMIKQMGSDTMEISNAALFPEPINIKEYYEPLVKGTIITPNEFVGQIISLCVERRGVQESSINIDNDRMLMNYILPLSEIILDFNDLLKSLSSGYASFNYEDYGYHLTNLARLDIHLNGKPVEELCRIVHVTKAKDVGRDMTAKLKDMIPKQMVQIAIQACVGSKVLARETIKAYRKDVTAKLYGGDVTRRMKLLKQQSEGKKKMRQFANIRVPHETFINVLKR from the exons atgttaaaaacatgtAGGTTAACATTGTGGAAACTCAAGAACAATCATTATCAATTGAA ACTGCATGCAACAACAACACGTTTTGTTACATCCAAGGCTAATGAAAATTCCAATCAAAACACCAATACCGATGAAAAactgaaagattttgaaaatatacCGGTGGAGCATATACGAAACTTTAGTATTATTGCTCATGTTGATCATGGCAAGAGTACATTGGCTGATCGTTTGTTAGAGTTGACAGGCGCCATATCACGTAACTCTGGCAGCCAGGTATTGGACAGTTTACAAGTTGAAAAAGAACGTGGTATAACGGTGAAGGCGCAAACGGTCTCCATATTccacacatataaaaatgtcaagtatttacttaatttaattGATACACCCGGTCATGTTGATTTTTCCAATGAAGTCTCAAGATCATTGGCCGCCTGTGATGGTGTTATTTTGTTGGTCGATGCATGTCATGGTGTACAAGCTCAAACGGTGGCAAATTATCATTTGGCTAAGACACGTAATTTGGCTGTTGTACCGGTGCTTAATAAAATCGATATCAAACATTCCAATCCGGAGAGAGTTTGtaaagatttgaaaaatttattcgatattGATACAGATCGGGTTTTAAAG GTTTCCGCCAAACTTGGTACTGGTGTTCCAGCTGTTTTAGATAGAGTAATTGAAGTGATTCCCCCACCCAAGGTAGATCGCAATTCGGCATTTCGTGCTCTTTTGTTTGACAGTTGGTTTGACCGCTACCGTGGTGCACTGAATttgatttatgttttaaatggaaaactaGAAGTTGGTCAAGACATTCAGTCTTTGAATACGAAAAAGGTGTATCCAGTTAGGAGTATTTCATTGCTAACACCCGTCGAAAATGAACTCAGTTGTGT ttCTGCTGGTCAAGTTGGCTTAATCGCTTGCAATATGCGCAACAGTAAGGAATCCATTATTGGCGATACAATACATTTGAAAAACGAAAAATGTGACGCTGTAGGCAGCTTTAAGCCACAACAACCCATGGTTTACGCGGGTATATTTCCATCGGATCAATCGAAACATGTAGCTTTACGTGTTGCCATCGACAAATTAATTCTCACTGATTCAGGTGTTACAGTGAAAGTTGATTCCAGTCCTGCTTTAGGCCAAGGTTGGCGTTTGGGTTTCTTAGGTCTTCTGCATATGGAAGTATTTTGCCAGCGTCTGGAACAAGAGTTTGGTGCTGAACCGATAATAACTGCACCTTCGGTAACATATCGTATCatattgaaaaatcccaaaatgaTTAAACAAATGGGCTCGGATACCATGGAAATATCAAATGCCGCCTTGTTTCCCGAACCCATAAACATCAAAGAATATTATGAGCCCTTAGTTAAAGGTACAATTATAACACCCAACGAATTTGTGGGTCAAATTATAAGTTTGTGCGTGGAACGTAGAGGTGTTCAAGAGAGTTCTATAAATATTGATAACGATCGTATGCTCATGAATTACATACTGCCTTTAAGTGAAATCATTTTAGATTTCAATGATCTTTTAAAATCGTTAAGTTCCGGTTATGCTAGTTTCAATTATGAAGACTATGGCTATCATTTAACAAATTTAGCACGTTTAGATATTCATCTCAATGGAAAACCTGTAGAAGAGTTGTGCCGCATTGTACATGTTACAAAGGCCAAAGATGTTGGTCGTGATATGACAGCTAAGCTTAAGGACATGATACCCAAGCAAATGGTACAAATTGCCATACAAGCTTGTGTGGGCAGTAAAGTATTGGCTAGGGAAACCATAAAAGCCTATCGTAAAGATGTCACCGCTAAATTG tatgGTGGCGATGTAACACGTCGCATGAAGTTGCTTAAACAACAGTCTGAAGGCAAAAAGAAAATGCGACAATTTGCCAATATTCGTGTGCCACATGAAACATTTATCAATGTGTTAAAACGTTAA
- the LOC135957563 gene encoding large ribosomal subunit protein mL63 — translation MRLTLINLFKDTVPGHIFRGKRRLVKPVSLKAMETLQREYERQEKTMLLLRHPYLSVEESAGHVKDLKKSEAKINMWNDAKTMKKFKPHVTLEDRLNHLKVKAAWD, via the exons atgcgTTTAACGCTAATAAATCTTTTCAAAGACACTGTCCCCGGTCATATATTCCGTGGCAAGAGACGTTTAGTGAAGCCAGTAAGTCTCAAAGCCATGGAAACACTTCAACGTGAATACGAACGTCAAGAGAAAACAATGTTACTTTTGAGACATCCATATTTGAGTGTT GAAGAATCAGCTGGCCATGTCAAGGATTTAAAGAAATCTGAGGCAAAAATTAACATGTGGAATGATGCCAAAACTATGAAAAAGTTCAAACCACATGTAACTCTAGAGGATCGCTTAAATCATTTGAAAGTTAAAGCAGCTTGGGATTAA
- the Atg9 gene encoding autophagy-related protein 9A has protein sequence MASGSKNINYKTLSDEENKVLIHEHHLQQQQNDNEATNNDEDTPRNSGVLLHTVPEINRSRWNHIEDLDSFFTRMYHYHQKHGFVIIVLDEIFQLVQFAFVIWLITFTVHCINHDILFGNELPADNHTKISIADVIIPMDKCVDNFGGLTVLVLFIASIYLLIRSVKVLYHLCQYWDIKKFYNTALHIDDGNLDNITWHEIKKKVREVQAEQHMCIDKDHLTDLDIYHRILRFKNYLVALMNKNLLPVRFTVPLCGEVVMLSRGLLFNIDLILFRSPGSPFQNNWQLRDDYSIRGNQVELAKRLSNLIFWIAIANFLLSPLIFVWQLIYFSFTYANVLKKEPGALGMRTWSNYGRLYLRHFNELDHELDARLNRSYEYANRYLNSFSSPLMAVLAKNILFISGGLLLLLLALGIYDEYVFQVEHMLTIITVLSVIGLICRNMIPDENLIWCPEQLMTAILAHVHYLPSNWKNQAHTSLVQKEFGNFFQFKASYFLNEIISPLITPFQLLFVFRPKALEIVKFFRSFTVSVRGVGNVCSFAQMDVRKHGNPEWQMDISATSLHQSENMAAATTNGKTELSLLHFTLTNPEWQMPPEALDFVKAVRQTALTDLSKAAAVGGVAVTKQKRDFANLNPLTESLLSFGTIQDEYSSVAKSLLFRHNAQIPKNSEGEQTAGQQCQCYFEQMLQQSLGAADHSHLTDHLPAPSKKMKRLRVSKLEGSLDGPSQQQSLIYSLYGPDSLWDNKPNDLTVADMCLSALYMHEIHHKAKKSPSGDHCTEIVEEGNNRPRNVVFTDTIVTSSSAVETTPLLGLQS, from the coding sequence atGGCCAGtggttcaaaaaatataaattataagacATTGAGCGACGAAGAAAACAAAGTTCTTATACACGAACATCATCTGCAGCAGCAGCAGAACGATAACGAAGCAACGAACAATGATGAGGACACTCCTCGAAATAGTGGTGTTCTTTTGCACACAGTACCCGAAATAAATCGATCACGATGGAATCATATCGAGGATTTAGATTCGTTTTTTACACGCATGTATCACTACCATCAGAAGCATGGCTTTGTGATAATTGTTTTGGATGAGATATTCCAGCTCGTGCAATTCGCCTTTGTTATTTGGCTCATCACATTTACTGTGCATTGTATTAATCATGATATACTCTTTGGCAACGAGTTGCCAGCAGACAATCATACGAAAATTTCAATAGCTGATGTAATAATACCAATGGATAAGTGCGTAGATAATTTTGGAGGTCTCACAGTATTGGTGCTGTTTATTGCGtcgatttatttattaatacgcAGTGTCAAAGTGTTGTATCACCTGTGCCAATATTGGGACATTAAGAAATTCTACAATACTGCTTTGCACATCGACGATGGTAATTTGGATAATATTACTTGGCACGAGATCAAAAAGAAGGTCCGGGAGGTGCAGGCCGAACAGCATATGTGCATTGATAAAGATCATTTGACTGATTTGGATATTTATCATCGTATATTgagatttaaaaattatttagtagcattaatgaataaaaatctGCTGCCAGTACGTTTCACGGTGCCATTATGTGGGGAGGTGGTTATGCTTTCAAGAGGATTGCTATTCAACATTGATTTGATACTGTTTCGCAGTCCAGGATCACCATTCCAAAACAACTGGCAACTAAGAGATGACTACTCAATAAGAGGCAACCAAGTAGAGCTGGCAAAAAGGTTGTCGAATCTTATTTTCTGGATAGCAATAGCTAACTTTCTATTATCACCACTGATATTTGTATGGCAATTAATATACTTTTCTTTCACCTATGCCAATGTATTGAAGAAGGAACCCGGGGCTCTGGGTATGCGTACTTGGTCCAACTATGGCCGTTTATACTTGAGGCATTTCAATGAATTGGATCATGAACTGGATGCTCGTCTGAATCGATCTTACGAATATGCCAATCGTTACTTAAATTCATTTTCTTCGCCTCTAATGGCAGTATTagccaaaaatatattatttatatcgGGAGGTTTACTGCTGCTCCTCCTCGCTTTAGGCATATACGATGAATATGTATTTCAAGTGGAACATATGCTGACAATAATCACTGTACTTTCGGTGATCGGTTTAATATGCCGTAATATGATACCGGATGAAAATCTGATTTGGTGTCCCGAGCAACTAATGACTGCCATTTTAGCTCATGTTCATTATTTACCCAGCAATTGGAAAAATCAGGCGCACACTTCATTGGTGCAAAAAGAGTTTGGCAACTTCTTTCAGTTTAAGGCTTCCTATTTCCTCAACGAAATTATTAGTCCTCTTATAACGCCCTTCCaacttttatttgtatttcgCCCGAAAGCCCTGGAGATAGTGAAATTCTTTAGAAGTTTTACCGTGTCTGTCAGAGGTGTAGGCAATGTGTGCTCTTTTGCCCAAATGGACGTTCGTAAGCATGGCAATCCAGAATGGCAAATGGATATATCTGCAACCTCGCTTCATCAATCCGAGAATATGGCCGCAGCCACCACAAATGGCAAAACAGAACTGTCTTTGTTGCACTTCACGCTAACCAATCCCGAATGGCAAATGCCGCCCGAAGCTCTGGACTTCGTTAAGGCTGTGCGACAAACCGCTTTAACTGATTTAAGCAAAGCTGCCGCTGTAGGTGGTGTAGCAGTCACCAAACAAAAGAGGGATTTTGCCAATCTGAATCCATTAACTGAAAGTCTTCTTTCATTTGGAACCATACAGGATGAATACTCGTCTGTAGCCAAGTCTCTACTGTTCCGACACAATGCTCAAATTCCCAAGAACTCCGAAGGCGAACAAACAGCCGGCCAACAGTGTCAATGCTATTTTGAACAAATGCTACAACAGAGTCTGGGGGCGGCTGACCACTCGCATTTAACGGACCATCTTCCTGCACCCTCAAAGAAAATGAAAAGATTGCGTGTATCAAAGCTAGAAGGCAGCTTAGATGGTCCTTCACAACAGCAATCTCTTATTTATAGTCTTTATGGCCCCGATTCGTTGTGGGACAATAAACCGAACGATCTGACGGTGGCCGATATGTGTTTGAGTGCACTATATATGCATGAAATTCATCACAAAGCTAAGAAGTCGCCTAGTGGTGATCATTGTACTGAAATTGTAGAGGAAGGCAATAACAGACCTCGTAATGTCGTCTTTACCGATACAATAGTGACATCCTCGTCAGCTGTGGAGACTACGCCATTATTGGGTCTACAGTCATAG
- the LOC135958271 gene encoding required for meiotic nuclear division protein 1 homolog, which yields MNFARIAVRKGFAAITIGRCQPVLAHRNYVSQKSKVNLIKFHLESKLQHLEARALSTPNALRLAHKSAATQTGTAATTSTAVNHTNKKRKKRTDRTDLAALGFFNVTAFSTAEEYDLEHLFIALKEQRLYEAKKFFSTDNLGVEQDVLYVTAKYQVAAEVRDMFFFREGSVVMWNFSDIETNNVLSFLRPFEKEPYLKPLVRSESEVMPFTYIPPSAVDIEGDLVASSDVEPAKAFFQNGKFFLTSGEDNFYNKYTFSNAMATSIKLGIWEATLDRYIDSMAFLTDDMKKGKRIRISREEVLRKTGELLALRHVINLSSDLLDTPDFYWDREDLEALYVQVCNYFSISRRTKVMNEKINHCVELAELISHNLNEAHNTRLEWMIIILIMIEVGFEIIHYIDRYYGNEEDDDHKPKRSPTNPSIQSSSANHIS from the coding sequence atgaattttgcaCGCATAGCAGTGAGAAAAGGTTTTGCAGCCATCACAATTGGAAGATGCCAACCGGTATTAGCACACAGAAATTATGTTTCACAAAAAAGTAAAGTGAATCTAATCAAATTCCATTTGGAATCGAAGTTACAACATTTAGAAGCCAGGGCACTGTCCACACCAAATGCTTTACGTTTGGCCCACAAAAGTGCCGCCACACAAACAGGCACAGCTGCAACGACCAGTACGGCTGTAAATCACACGAATAAGAAACGTAAAAAGCGAACGGATCGCACTGATTTGGCGGCGTTGGGATTTTTTAATGTCACTGCGTTCTCCACGGCTGAGGAATACGATTTGGAACATTTGTTTATAGCATTAAAAGAGCAAAGGCTGTATGAAGCCAAAAAATTCTTCTCCACCGACAATTTAGGCGTGGAACAGGATGTACTTTATGTCACAGCCAAGTACCAGGTGGCCGCAGAAGTTAGAGATATGTTTTTCTTTCGCGAGGGATCAGTGGTAATGTGGAATTTCAGTGATATCGAGACTAACAATGTGTTGTCATTTCTAAGACCATTTGAAAAGGAGCCCTATTTGAAGCCTTTAGTGCGCAGCGAAAGTGAAGTAATGCCCTTTACTTATATACCACCTTCGGCTGTGGACATTGAAGGTGACTTGGTGGCTTCGTCTGATGTAGAACCCGCTAaagcattttttcaaaatggcaaATTCTTTTTAACTTCCGGTGAAGATAACTTCTATAACAAATATACATTTTCCAATGCCATGGCCACTTCCATTAAATTGGGTATTTGGGAAGCTACCTTAGATCGCTATATTGACTCTATGGCATTCTTAACCGATGATATGAAGAAGGGTAAACGTATCCGCATTTCCAGAGAAGAAGTTTTACGTAAAACTGGTGAATTGTTAGCTTTAAGACATGTCATTAACTTATCCTCCGATTTATTGGATACACCTGACTTCTACTGGGATCGGGAGGATTTGGAAGCGTTATATGTACAAGTATGTAACTATTTTTCGATATCAAGACGTACCAAGGTAATGAATGAGAAAATTAATCATTGCGTTGAGCTGGCTGAATTAATATCGCACAATTTAAATGAAGCCCACAATACACGCTTGGAGTGGATGATTATTATATTGATTATGATTGAAGTGGGCTTTGAAATTATCCACTATATCGATCGTTATTATGGCAACGAAGAAGATGATGACCACAAACCCAAGCGTTCGCCAACTAATCCTAGTATACAGTCAAgttctgcaaatcacatttCATAA